From the genome of Vitis riparia cultivar Riparia Gloire de Montpellier isolate 1030 chromosome 2, EGFV_Vit.rip_1.0, whole genome shotgun sequence, one region includes:
- the LOC117906084 gene encoding BTB/POZ domain-containing protein At3g05675 isoform X2, protein MPIVARLQPVDLSTTRNVFVSAIQFATSIAAPCLPFGDELKTSAQEQVEYMLGEDEDTSLITADDEVKSVVKMGLSQICSSFEKELSSLLLESDLTSEAVEDRVLRSLSDLEWMCNILPKMDLMKEFVSNWTEISGRILTVVEDRKLDSLMWGLKVKLIEVTGKVLEAVGYGNVILPPPCRVQLLKTWLPYIRKMKPLLDSKGNEDLGFPHKMDEDLCESIEGAIVSLILALPSNDQADILADWMKTEQVRYPDLSEAFEVWCYRTKSAKRRLVEGLDKVGNAAVSL, encoded by the coding sequence ATGCCCATAGTGGCCAGGTTACAACCTGTAGATCTAAGCACCACAAGAAATGTTTTTGTTTCTGCAATTCAATTTGCCACATCCATTGCAGCACCCTGTCTTCCTTTTGGAGATGAGCTTAAAACTTCTGCTCAGGAACAAGTAGAATACATGCTTGGGGAAGATGAAGATACATCACTGATTACAGCAGATGATGAAGTAAAATCGGTGGTAAAAATGGGCCTTTCCCAGATTTGTTCTTCATTCGAAAAGGAATTATCTTCATTGCTTTTGGAGTCTGATCTTACATCTGAGGCAGTGGAAGATAGAGTACTGAGGAGCCTATCAGACCTTGAATGGATGTGTAATATACTTCCCAAGATGGATTTGATGAAGGAATTTGTTTCTAACTGGACTGAAATCTCTGGACGCATTTTGACAGTGGTTGAGGACAGGAAACTTGATTCTCTCATGTGGGGTTTGAAAGTAAAGCTGATAGAAGTGACAGGAAAGGTCTTGGAAGCAGTTGGCTATGGCAATGTGATTCTTCCTCCCCCATGCCGGGTGCAATTGCTGAAGACCTGGCTTccctacataagaaaaatgaagccTCTTTTGGATTCAAAAGGCAATGAAGACCTGGGTTTTCCCCACAAAATGGATGAGGACCTGTGTGAAAGCATTGAAGGCGCAATTGTCTCACTGATACTGGCACTGCCATCAAACGATCAAGCTGATATTCTGGCAGACTGGATGAAGACTGAGCAGGTGAGGTATCCTGATTTGAGCGAAGCTTTTGAGGTCTGGTGTTATAGAACCAAGTCTGCAAAGAGAAGACTGGTGGAGGGGCTGGACAAAGTCGGCAACGCCGCGGTCAGCCTTTGA
- the LOC117933677 gene encoding ORM1-like protein 2, translating into MAKLYVQTLPPTDLNRNTEWFTYPGVWTTYILILFFSWLVVLSLLRCSSGAAWTILHLSHFLVTYHCFHWKKGTPFADDQGIYNRLTWWEQIDSGKQLTRNRKFLTVVPLVLYLIASHTTDYQHPMLFFNTLAVFVLVVAKFPNMHKVRIFGINADQ; encoded by the exons ATGGCGAAGCTCTACGTTCAGACCCTGCCGCCAACGGATCTCAACCGGAACACCGAGTGGTTCACCTACCCCGGCGTCTGGACCACCTACATCCTCATCCTCTTCTTCTCTTGGCTCGTCGTCCTCTCCCTCCTCCGCTGCTCCTCCGGCGCCGCCTGGACCATTCTCCACCTCTCCCATTTCCTG GTTACTTATCACTGCTTTCACTGGAAGAAGGGAACACCATTCGCGGATGACCAGGGTATCTACAATAGGCTAACCTGGTGGGAGCAAATAGACAGTGGGAAGCAGCTCACTCGCAATAGAAAGTTTCTCACTGTTGTGCCCTTGGTGCT GTACTTAATAGCCTCGCATACAACCGACTACCAACACCCCATGCTGTTCTTTAATACACTGGCAGTTTTTGTGCTAGTGGTTGCCAAGTTCCCGAACATGCACAAGGTCAGGATATTTGGAATCAATGCAGATCAGTGA
- the LOC117933668 gene encoding dof zinc finger protein DOF4.6-like has protein sequence MDTAQWPQEIVVKPLEEIVTNTCPKPALEKRARPQKEQALNCPRCNSTNTKFCYYNNYSLSQPRYFCKACRRYWTEGGSLRNIPVGGGSRKNKRSSSSSSSSSSSASSKKLPDLVPPGCSQSSAQNPKIHEGQDLNLSFPAAQDFRSVSEFMQMPSIENSNNNTNNSSKSHITSTSSTSSHLSALELLTGITSRGLNSFMPMPIPDPNTVYTTGFPMQEFKPTLNFSLDGLGSGYGSIQGVQGSGSGRLLFPFEDLKQVSSTADHIEQTREQGDSTGYWTGMLGGGSW, from the exons ATGGATACTGCTCAGTGGCCACAG GAGATTGTGGTGAAACCACTAGAGGAGATAGTCACAAATACATGTCCAAAGCCTGCTTTGGAGAAGAGGGCAAGACCTCAGAAAGAGCAAGCTTTGAACTGCCCAAGGTGCAATTCAACCAACACTAAGTTCTGCTATTACAACAACTACAGTCTCTCTCAGCCAAGGTACTTTTGCAAGGCTTGTAGAAGGTATTGGACTGAAGGTGGGTCTCTCAGAAATATTCCAGTTGGTGGGGGTTCAAGGAAGAACAAGagatcatcatcttcttcttcttcatcttcatcttcagcTTCATCAAAGAAGCTTCCTGATCTGGTGCCACCAGGCTGCTCTCAGTCTTCTGCTCAAAACCCTAAGATCCATGAAGGCCAAGATCTCAACCTCTCCTTCCCAGCCGCTCAAGATTTCAGAAGTGTCTCTGAGTTCATGCAAATGCCCAGCATTGAAAACAGCAATAACAACACAAATAATAGCAGCAAGAGCCACATCACTTCTACTTCCTCTACTTCATCCCACCTCTCAGCTTTGGAGCTGCTCACTGGGATCACTTCAAGGGGGTTGAATTCCTTCATGCCCATGCCAATTCCTGATCCAAACACAGTTTACACAACTGGGTTTCCTATGCAGGAGTTCAAACCGACTCTTAATTTTTCTCTGGATGGGCTTGGGAGTGGGTATGGTAGCATCCAGGGAGTTCAAGGGAGCGGTAGTGGGAGGCTGTTGTTTCCATTTGAAGATTTGAAACAGGTCTCAAGCACAGCTGATCATATTGAGCAAACTAGAGAGCAAGGAGATTCAACTGGGTACTGGACTGGGATGTTAGGTGGAGGATCATGGTAA
- the LOC117904541 gene encoding uncharacterized protein LOC117904541, with protein sequence MGSSSEEEGDRFFDTREEFSDSASDGSVDFRSSNGVVDGDSDSFGYGLWIKNPQSVNERRDKFLKWMNLDMDQNRITSEESESGDVCCDKIKIETDRATENSGAVLRNSVSEDRVSSIQCSMSFRSNGEELLEGGIRKDNLPCKIKNLDDGTEFVVDKLGGNGMHGKPRKVGSNRVVSMEEFQRTIGLSPLVQQHLQREVEEVSNSVDMKKKVKRGWLRRLGAVACVRDRQGEAGSTHATVGAKTRRVRVHPYRKRSKELSSLYKGREFAAHRGPILTMKFSLDGHYLASGGEDGIVRVWKIIEDESSKEVDIQDIDPSSVYFTVNDSELTPLDVDKEKRGKKKRLKRSSDSTCVIIPPKVFRILEEPLHEFQGHSGDILDLSWSKKGYLLSSSTDKTVRLWQVGQEQCLRVFYHNDYVTCVDFNPVDDNYFISGSIDGKVRIWEVHRHKVVDWTDIRDIVTAVCYRPDGKGGIVGSMVGNCCFYDIIDNRLQVDAQIYLQGKKKLPGKRITGFQFSPSDPTKVMVASADSLVRILCGADVICKFRGVRNVGSHTSTSFTADGKHIVSASEDSNVHLWDYNNQDRASSQAKDIWSCESFLSHNATIAIPWCGMKTTTETCPSPTLTTSLPGFENGQEMASSPDCFSAAREFLLESLPRGSATWPEEKLPDSSPFSPSMRRSEYKFLKSACQNTASSPHTWGLVIVTAGWDGWIRTFHNYGLPHRL encoded by the exons ATGGGGAGTAGCAGTGAGGAAGAAGGAGATCGATTTTTTGATACGCGGGAGGAGTTTTCTGATTCGGCATCAGATGGCTCCGTGGATTTTAGGTCTAGTAATGGCGTTGTCGATGGCGATTCAGATAGTTTTGGGTATGGTTTGTGGATTAAGAACCCACAGAGTGTTAATGAGCGTCGTGATAAGTTCCTCAAATGGATGAATTTAGACATGGATCAAAATCGGATTACAAGCGAAGAGTCAGAGTCAGGAGATGTATGTTGTGACAAGATCAAAATTGAGACTGATAGAGCTACAGAAAACAGTGGGGCTGTGCTGCGGAATTCTGTTTCTGAAGACAGGGTTTCATCAATTCAATGCTCAATGAGTTTCCGGTCTAATGGTGAGGAATTGTTGGAAGGTGGTATTAGGAAGGATAATTTACCGtgtaaaatcaagaatttgGATGATGGAACTGAATTTGTGGTGGATAAATTGGGTGGCAATGGAATGCATGGGAAACCAAGAAAAGTAGGTTCCAACCGAGTGGTTTCTATGGAAGAATTTCAAAGAACAATTGGGTTGTCTCCTTTGGTTCAGCAACACTTGCAGAGAGAAGTGGAGGAGGTTAGCAATTCAGTGGATAtgaaaaagaaagtgaagagAGGTTGGTTAAGGAGATTAGGTGCTGTGGCATGTGTTCGGGATAGGCAAGGGGAAGCTGGTTCCACTCATGCAACAGTGGGGGCAAAAACTCGGAGAGTTCGTGTTCATCCGTATAGGAAGCGGTCTAAGGAATTATCTTCTCTTTATAAAGGTCGAGAATTTGCTGCACACAGAGGCCCAATTTTGACAATGAAATTCAGCCTTGATGGGCATTACCTGGCTAGTGGTGGGGAAGATGGCATTGTGCGGGTGTGGAAGATAATTGAGGATGAGAGTTCGAAGGAAGTTGACATTCAAGACATTGATCCTTCATCTGTGTACTTCACTGTGAATGATTCAGAATTAACTCCTCTTGATGTGGATAAGGAGAAAAGGGGTAAGAAGAAGAGACTGAAGAGGTCATCAGATTCTACTTGCGTCATTATCCCACCAAAGGTCTTTCGAATATTGGAGGAACCACTGCATGAGTTCCAGGGACACAGTGGTGATATCTTGGATCTCTCATGGTCTAAGAAAGGG TATCTGCTGTCATCCTCTACTGATAAAACCGTTCGCCTGTGGCAAGTGGGTCAGGAGCAATGCCTCAGAGTTTTCTACCATAATGATTATG TGACTTGTGTAGATTTCAATCCTGTGGATGATAATTACTTCATCAGTGGTTCAATAGATGGAAAAGTTCGCATCTGGGAAGTTCATCGCCATAAAGTTGTTGATTGGACTGATATTAGAGATATAGTCACTGCTGTTTGTTATCGCCCTGATGGGAAG GGAGGAATTGTAGGCTCCATGGTTGGCAACTGCTGTTTTTATGATATCATAG ATAACCGCTTGCAAGTGGATGCCCAAATATACTTACAGGGCAAAAAGAAGTTACCGGGCAAAAGGATAACTGGATTTCAG TTTTCCCCGAGCGACCCAACCAAAGTAATGGTCGCTTCTGCTGATTCATTAGTCAGAATACTTTGTGGTGCTGATGTTATCTGCAAATTCAGGG GTGTTCGTAATGTAGGAAGTCACACATCCACATCCTTCACTGCAGACGGGAAACATATTGTTTCAGCAAGTGAGGATTCTAATGTCCACCTCTGGGACTACAATAACCAGGACAGGGCTTCTTCCCAAGCAAAGGATATTTGGTCTTGTGAGAGTTTCTTGTCCCACAATGCAACGATTGCTATACCCTGGTGTGGCATGAAAACCACCACAGAAACATGTCCGTCCCCAACATTGACCACAAGTCTTCCTGGATTTGAAAATGGGCAGGAAATGGCATCTTCCCCTGATTGTTTCTCTGCTGCCCGTGAGTTTTTGTTAGAGTCTTTGCCAAGGGGTTCTGCAACTTGGCCAGAGGAGAAACTTCCAGACTCAAGTCCATTTTCACCTTCAATGCGTAGATCAGAGTACAAGTTTTTGAAGAGCGCTTGTCAAAACACAGCCAGCTCCCCTCACACATGGGGTCTTGTGATCGTCACTGCAGGCTGGGATGGATGGATCAGAACATTCCACAATTATGGGTTACCTCACCGTCTTTGA